AGATATGTTAATGATGGGAGGCCCTTCTGGCAATATATAGTCAGTTACTCCACTGGATGTTCGGATACTCAGTACTTCGAAGAACTTTATAACTACTATACCACCAAGAAGGTTGGGTCGTTGAAGATTAGCTTTTATGAATTACTTGCTAtcagttttaaatatttatggCAATAATGCTTCTCAATATTTGTTTTCATAGGCTTGGCACCTCTGTGATCCTGATGCCGAGAAGATATTTAAAGCGCTTAGAAAAGCGGGTGTGAAGTTgggtgttgtctcaaattttgaCACTCGATTAAGACCTCTATTGCGGGCTCTAAATTGTGATAATTGGTTTGATGCCATGGCAGTGTCAGCTGAAGTACGTTGATTTATTTCTTCTTGGTTATATGTGGTGCTTTTTCTTTCATATGCAAGTTCAATGGGTGTTGCGTGTGTGTTGTACTTGTACTTGCACGTTTTAGCTTGAATTTAATTTAGGATTCGcgtgatcatcatcatcatatatatatatatatatatatatagttgtctTGGCAATCTAGTGACGGTCATTTCTTATGAAGGTTCTGTTTTCCTGTACTATATATAGCTTTGGCTACACCTGATCATTTCCCCACCCTTCCCTTCCGCCCTTAACAGGTCGAAGCAGAGAAGCCAAATCCAACAATATTTCTAAAAGCTTGCGATTTATTGGGAGTGAAGCCCGAGGATGCTGTACATGTAGGGGATGACCGCAGGAATGATATATGGGGTGCCAGAGATGCAGGTTGTGATGCTTGGCTTTGGGGAAGTGACGTTCACTCTTTTAAGGAGGTAAACTGTCATACACATCTCTTATTTTTCTGGGTGTTACTTGAAAGAGAGTTTTAGCCTCTCAATTTTGATGTTTGTAATAACAACTTTAGGAAGAGAACATCAAGGGCAGTCTTCAgttcattttcttctattcttcttgtgattctttcaattgtttttcgAAACCAGTTGTtctgtgtgagagagagagagagaggatgtgAAAATCTTTGTTTCTTGAAATTGCCTCAAATACACTCTTGGAAATTCTATAAGTTCAACTCGTCTCTGTTTTAGCTTTCCTTGTTGTCCTTCAAAGCTTCTTCCCATTCTGGAGTTAAATAACAAAGAAGTAGGGTGAGAGGAAGAACGAATGTGAAAGTTCTGAGGGAAAAAGATTCATTTATGATTTCcagggaaaaaaatattataagataGAACATGCTATTCAGGAATTTTGAGGAAATGTCCTTAACccaaaaatgtatataaaaaaaaggaggaaatgaTCTTTATGTAAATGGGAAAATTGCTTTGAAATGCAGTAACTATGTGCATTTGTGCAGATCTAGTGTGTCTTAGCAGAAACATGGGctggaaattttattttattttctctccttataattgaaataacaaatgaaaattacTTTTCAAAGCCTGTTTACTGTTATGGATTTCCTTCAAACTTCCGATCACGTCATTGCGTCGTTCAAAGTGTGCTTACGGTTTCATCCATATTTTCTTGATGCAGGTTGCTCAGAGGATAAGGGTTCGGATTTAAAAGAAGCAAATGTTCTGAAGCGAGTTCAAGCTTGATTGAAGGATGCTCTAGATATGTACAGGTTTATTTTAGCTTTGTGTAAGAGGTGTATATATTCTTCTGTGGTGTAGTATGTGTAAGAGATGTGCGTGGCAGGGAGTGCTCTTCTAACAAAGTAGATAAATAATAGTGAGACGATTTTGTCCTTTCCATGAAATCCCTGTATCcagagttttttttctttttgcctgGGCAACGATTAGAAAGCTAACAAAGAATTTcctataaaataataatcaactcttttttttttttttttttccttgcaaCTGCAATCTTCATCCGGCACCCAAAAATTGGTATGGAACTGTTGAACGATTTTGAGGCCTAACGTAagacattttttatatttaaatattaattaaataacaattattttagcttttatattataattttgagtaaagttcacttaacccttTTATACTACCacatcaatgacaatttaccctcaaactatcaattatgacaatttattccccaaactaccaaaacaatgacaatgtaccacTCAATGTTAgcaaaattatgaaattacccctataaaattctcaataagacaaaaatacctttaaaatttgaaaaaaaaaaattagaatttagaatttttatttttattttagtaagggtaattttgtcattttttaaaaaatttggggtacattgtcattgttttggtagtttgtggggtaaattgttgcaattgatagtttaagagTAGATTGTTATTGAGGTGGtatagtttgaaggggttaaatggactttaccttataatttttaatttaataattctttttttgtttttgggatgcaattactaattaagttttttccaacactttttttttttcaattaataatatggctaatctacattaaaataataataataataataatgtctaGGGTTCTCAACTTCAGGAAAATTATCGTCTCTAATTCAACCATTTTATATACTAATAAATCTCTTATACATATTCATTGACCTGAGTCGGAAATATTTGTATGAATAGAAATAGATACGTcgttagcttttttattttcttctaaattttccTCGAGTTCTTCATTAAGAATTGTTAAATTGCATATTTTAGCACgattatgagttttttttttaggtaccattatgattattttcactgtcatctttatatatatataactaatataaGTAATATTTTCATTGTCGTCTTTTTGTTgcattatttcattattttctaacttttttttttttttttttttgatgaatctcGTGTTCATTTGTGAaattttcacctaaattatctcttatatttttatttattgctaGTATAAGATTTATCTAACATATTTTTTCAGtgtcaattaatttttttattcctctatttttatatattaaacgCTCAAAATGTAAATATTGCAACTGTACGTACTTTTGAAGTGGGTGAGACGTAGAACGGTCCAAATAATATTAAAACGTTCTTGAAAACTCGCTTCTCCACTTGGCAACCAGCACCTCTATGGTCAAATCGCTTCCTAAACCTAAATATAATGTTGCTTGTCACAATTTTAGCCTTTTCTCTTAAagattatatgatatatgattatCTCAAAAAAGGGACACCAAATTCAAGTAATTAATGAttatttctttaagaaaacaaacaTTTGATATGCATAGGAAAATATTTGGCTTTAGATCCATTAATTACAATTCTAATGAATTGAGGTCGACTGCAATTTCTTTTACTCAAGCCCTTCATTCAAAATGAAGGGCTTAgattaaattacataattatttaaaataataataaaaaagtaaaaatattcttcttttttttttttttttacatatctgtataagagaggggaggaggattcgaactagtgacctccgcttcattaagtgtggtcccaacTAATTGAATTACCTCTcaggaacaaaaataaaagattaaagtGTGGCTAAAGATGTACATGCAATTGCGATTGTGTACAATTATGTCACATCTATGAGAAATGAACAAAAGCTTTATCAAATACTCTCACAACCATAAAACAGTGCACTACAACCTAAGTTCCATATAAATCAATTCTTAACCTGAAATATTATCCtctcaaatgaaataaaaggtaggtcaatataaaaaattataaagaattgATGGAACAACTTGTTTGAgtagttttccgaatgatgacgtggaaTGGGCCCTGTATAACCGAGGGACCAACCGAGGATTGTAACTGaataatcaacaaagaaaaaaggatcaaagctgccggcgttgtccggccagagaaagctccgatgcctaagttagtcacagtgtttaagagaaaaatgaacttGAAGATTATGGGTGAGATAAAGTATATGCAGGATATTCAGTTTTGGAGGGTaaaaagaagttaccgaaaTAGTGAGAGGGcaccccccttttataggcatcaaattgtacctgttcatctaacactgtggaTTTACTGAGGGTCCACATGTTGAGAATATATTGAAGAGCAGTAAATAAGATATTTTATTAAGATATTTCTAACATTTCCTGAGGGTAACACTCGGTTATTACCTCAGGTTCAACTAACCGAACCTGATAACTGAGTATCGATAATATAATTCATATAAGCCTAAGTTTGCCGAACATGAGTTTGTTTTGAACAGTAAAACATGACCGAGCTTCGGGAATGGGCCTGCAGGCTTGCACTGGGTCCAACCCAGCTGAActatgacccaacagttaccccacAATTTCCTTTTCTAACAGAATATGGAAATCGCATGTAAACGACCGGGCATGATTCAGTCTTTTGCAAAACAAACGATTGgttctaaaaaaattttgaattttgaatttcaaacaATAACCGAAGCATTTTTGCCTTACCTTCGCCTTTTGAGAGCCACGCGTCGAATTCTTTGTGGTTTAAGCTTTTGTAATAGCCACGCGTCAGTTTCTACGCCAAGAGAGAAATTAAGAGACGTCGCTTCGCCGAACCCTAGATCTCAGGGTATTAATTGCGACGATTCGGTTTCACTTTTCGAAAGCCTTTAAAAAGCCTCCTTCTTCTTCGTTTAAACCCCATTGTTTTATCTTGCAGAAGCCATTGTTGTTCTTCTCTAAGCTTTTCatcaatctctcttttctttcaaactgtCTCCTTTCGCACTCAATCCTTTATACCGAGTGTCTTTTCTCAAGAGTAGTATACTTCAGAGATTCGGTCGAGTCTGTTTCTTCGGCTGAACCTTTCGTCTACCCAAACTGCCTCATATTTCATTACCTAGATTTCGTCCTTCCTCATTGAACCTTCGGTCAATCACCTTCGGTTGAGCGTTGCCCTCATCTTGTTTTAACAAAGCCTCAATTCCATCCCTTGTCCCTTAATTCCTTACCACCGATACCTAATGAGTCGCAGAGTTGAAGACGTTCCTAATGTATTGGGTGCTTTACACCCAATTACATGGGAGTCCAAACTCTCGGGGAAAAACGAACAGGAAATCCGTGAAATTTGCCACCTTCCTGACTCAATTCAGTTATGGTTTGACGATGATAACGTTGGGGCTGTGGTAGACACCGACAGTAACGAGGCTTGTGTTTATTTGGAAATCGAATTGGCTTGAGGTTGCCTTTTCCGAGGATAGTTGGGGAGTTACTGAGTTATGTTCG
Above is a genomic segment from Corylus avellana chromosome ca9, CavTom2PMs-1.0 containing:
- the LOC132161846 gene encoding uncharacterized protein LOC132161846 — its product is MVLMATRTKLPRLLSSGSRSPLSGRLGAMRSSTAAAPVESRPVGLGMLGLKDYEDYRRSLYGEITHKALLVDAAGTLLVPSQPMAQIYRTIGEKYGVKFSEDEILYRYRRAYGQPWGRSRLRYVNDGRPFWQYIVSYSTGCSDTQYFEELYNYYTTKKAWHLCDPDAEKIFKALRKAGVKLGVVSNFDTRLRPLLRALNCDNWFDAMAVSAEVEAEKPNPTIFLKACDLLGVKPEDAVHVGDDRRNDIWGARDAGCDAWLWGSDVHSFKEVAQRIRVRI